One Rosa chinensis cultivar Old Blush chromosome 5, RchiOBHm-V2, whole genome shotgun sequence genomic region harbors:
- the LOC112203666 gene encoding uncharacterized protein LOC112203666 — protein sequence MNEEKEMAMVSPTGEDPFRKEAYFLKPIIPNSSIDEPFKLPQGFTSLPPRFDPKNWPLKLRFRGWRLDHQDLQTWVAHLAPIHQSTWKKAGIFEAIFNSTYQIKRKKDLLCGFAEKWCCETNTFIFPWGEATITLEDVMVLGGFSVLGDSIFSPLESRELREIEEKLEKERKGLYDYFVGCRNACTTLWMQKFMKSGSELEHEAFLVFWLSRYVFHNTPNSSVNKAVFSIAIRLARGIPIALAPAVLAHIYRDLSMLKMTIVASNGLNARNEIVDATIMSPFHLVQVWAWERFVELRPIPNVISCAEPRLARWDKVDCLNVGNMRSVLDKAGEGFIRRPYTMAIKNCVFPAYYVEMEKWVLVGPNLGDEHDLMSFAMFLRVAELVGFGTRQKYLPHRVARQFGFNQDIPCSSVAGHSHSFENAKLYVPSKLSETDTSMRCLSWWQESESRLEQKSIPLKKKPKKAVEGSKEANKIFKATIACDYSPKNSEKVVQVSTRRNDDSDNLVALGFPPTCNEMNAADPMDEDALSISEVLKHSKIDETVETKESGDCEKLSDQVQDLVYSSVEKGTGNTVRSEGTKKVLKTEALTGASKAKCNLLKSSGQQHKRCKKSHG from the coding sequence ATGAATGAAGAGAAAGAAATGGCCATGGTTTCACCAACTGGGGAAGACCCATTTCGCAAAGAGGCCTACTTTCTCAAACCCATTATCCCTAATTCCTCCATTGATGAACCTTTCAAGCTCCCTCAGGGTTTCACCTCCCTCCCACCCCGTTTTGACCCAAAAAACTGGCCATTGAAGCTTCGATTCCGTGGATGGCGTCTCGACCACCAAGACTTACAGACTTGGGTCGCTCACTTGGCCCCTATTCACCAATCTACATGGAAGAAAGCTGGTATCTTTGAAGCCATCTTCAATTCCACGTAccaaatcaaaaggaaaaaggatttgcTTTGTGGGTTTGCTGAGAAATGGTGTTGTGAGACCAACACCTTCATTTTTCCATGGGGTGAAGCAACCATCACATTGGAGGATGTTATGGTTTTGGGAGGCTTCTCTGTTTTGGGGGACTCTATTTTCAGTCCTCTTGAAAGCAGAGAACTGAGAGAAATAGAAGAGAAGCTTGAGAAAGAGCGAAAAGGACTCTACGATTACTTTGTTGGGTGTAGGAATGCTTGCACAACGTTATGGATGCAGAAATTCATGAAGAGTGGGAGTGAATTGGAGCATGAGGCATTCCTTGTGTTTTGGCTGTCCAGGTATGTGTTCCACAATACTCCTAATAGTTCAGTCAATAAGGCTGTTTTCTCCATTGCGATTCGTTTAGCTAGGGGGATCCCAATTGCGCTTGCACCTGCTGTTCTTGCCCACATTTATAGGGATTTGAGTATGCTGAAAATGACAATTGTAGCTTCAAATGGATTGAATGCTAGGAATGAAATTGTAGATGCCACAATCATGTCACCATTTCATTTAGTTCAGGTTTGGGCATGGGAAAGGTTCGTGGAACTTAGGCCTATACCTAATGTTATAAGCTGTGCTGAGCCAAGATTGGCTCGATGGGATAAGGTAGATTGTCTGAATGTTGGAAATATGAGGAGCGTTTTAGACAAAGCAGGTGAAGGTTTCATTCGGCGCCCTTATACCATGGCCATTAAGAACTGTGTTTTTCCTGCATACTATGTTGAAATGGAAAAGTGGGTGTTGGTTGGTCCAAACTTGGGTGATGAACATGATCTAATGTCATTTGCCATGTTTTTGAGGGTGGCTGAGTTAGTTGGATTTGGTACTAGACAGAAATACCTCCCTCATCGAGTGGCTAGGCAATTTGGATTTAATCAAGACATTCCATGTTCTTCTGTTGCTGGACACAGCCACAGTTTTGAGAATGCAAAGTTGTACGTTCCATCCAAGCTTTCTGAGACAGATACTAGCATGAGATGCTTGAGCTGGTGGCAGGAATCAGAGTCACGCCTTGAGCAGAAGAGTATTCCACtgaaaaagaaaccaaagaaagcCGTAGAGGGGTCAAAAGAAGCAAACAAGATATTTAAGGCCACCATTGCTTGTGATTATTCTccaaagaattcagaaaaagtAGTGCAGGTATCTACAAGAAGGAATGATGATAGTGATAACCTTGTAGCTCTAGGATTTCCTCCCACATGTAATGAAATGAATGCTGCAGATCCTATGGATGAAGATGCACTGTCTATATCAGAAGTTCTGAAACATAGCAAGATAGATGAAACTGTTGAAACCAAGGAAAGTGGTGACTGTGAGAAATTATCTGATCAAGTTCAAGATTTGGTATATTCAAGTGTGGAAAAAGGTACTGGTAATACTGTGAGGTCAGAGGGAACAAAGAAGGTCCTGAAGACTGAAGCTTTGACTGGAGCATCTAAGGCTAAGTGTAACCTGCTAAAAAGCAGCGGACAGCAACACAAGAGGTGCAAAAAATCACATGGCTAG